Proteins encoded in a region of the Halodesulfovibrio marinisediminis DSM 17456 genome:
- the efp gene encoding elongation factor P, protein MFSTTDFKRGLKILLDGTPYEIVEFQHFKPGKGGAMIRTKLRNLLTGRVVDNTFRSGEKVGRPDIEHSAMQYLYMEGDNLVLMDLSSYEQHYMSTEKSDGAENFLKDGQEVKVMLYNGEPLTLELPAALVFEVTHTEPGAKGDTVSNVTKPATIETGLEVNVPLFINIGDKIKIDTRTREYLGRENS, encoded by the coding sequence ATGTTCTCAACCACTGATTTTAAACGTGGTCTTAAAATTCTTTTGGACGGCACCCCATACGAAATTGTTGAATTCCAGCATTTCAAACCGGGTAAAGGCGGCGCGATGATTCGCACCAAACTTCGTAACCTTCTTACTGGTCGCGTAGTTGATAACACCTTCCGTTCCGGTGAAAAAGTTGGCCGTCCAGATATTGAGCATTCTGCAATGCAGTACCTCTACATGGAAGGCGACAACTTGGTTCTGATGGATCTTAGCTCCTACGAACAGCATTACATGAGCACCGAAAAATCTGATGGTGCGGAAAACTTCCTTAAAGACGGTCAGGAAGTAAAAGTAATGCTCTACAATGGTGAACCGCTTACACTCGAACTTCCTGCAGCTCTTGTATTTGAAGTAACTCACACTGAGCCGGGTGCAAAAGGCGACACCGTTTCCAACGTTACTAAACCAGCAACCATCGAAACCGGTCTGGAAGTAAACGTTCCTTTGTTCATCAACATTGGTGACAAAATCAAAATTGATACTCGCACCCGTGAGTACCTTGGTCGCGAAAACTCCTAA
- the yihA gene encoding ribosome biogenesis GTP-binding protein YihA/YsxC, with the protein MQPNLILEDTIYTLEQLQEVDVPQIALAGRSNVGKSSLINALAGRKNLARTSSTPGKTQSINFYRVEPWQYYLVDLPGYGYAKVSKADRQKWAELINKYLISTPGLKALAVLIDSRVPPQQIDIELTSYARQIDLPLIPILTKGDKCKQSERVAKQNEWAKLLGGIKPIISSASTGLGVDKIWHAFSEHAMDPEEFARIDEEVKKAKAEKKAQRAARAEKRENAKPKAKSKKATPSKKKKKKK; encoded by the coding sequence ATGCAACCAAATCTTATTTTAGAAGACACTATATATACGCTAGAACAACTTCAAGAAGTTGATGTGCCGCAAATTGCTCTCGCAGGACGCTCCAACGTTGGTAAGTCCTCTTTAATTAATGCCTTGGCAGGACGAAAGAATCTTGCACGTACCAGTTCTACTCCAGGTAAAACTCAATCTATTAACTTTTACCGTGTTGAACCGTGGCAGTATTATTTGGTAGATCTTCCAGGTTATGGTTATGCAAAAGTTTCCAAGGCAGATCGTCAAAAGTGGGCAGAACTCATTAATAAATATTTGATTTCTACTCCCGGTCTTAAAGCACTGGCCGTTTTGATTGATAGTCGCGTTCCACCACAGCAGATTGATATTGAGCTTACAAGTTACGCGCGTCAAATTGATCTGCCGCTTATTCCGATCCTTACTAAAGGTGATAAGTGCAAGCAAAGTGAACGCGTGGCAAAACAAAATGAATGGGCAAAACTTCTTGGTGGAATTAAACCTATCATTTCTTCGGCTTCAACAGGATTAGGGGTTGATAAAATCTGGCACGCATTTTCAGAGCATGCAATGGATCCAGAAGAATTTGCCCGAATCGATGAAGAAGTAAAAAAAGCTAAGGCTGAAAAAAAAGCTCAGCGTGCAGCCCGTGCTGAAAAACGTGAAAATGCCAAGCCGAAAGCTAAGAGTAAAAAGGCTACTCCTTCTAAAAAGAAAAAGAAGAAAAAGTAG
- a CDS encoding lysophospholipid acyltransferase family protein: MKIPLPIPFISSTIYHLYKVWCRTLRFEEVGREKLDELWDAHTPMVTCLWHDELFPLMHARRQLEIIAVVSQSSDGELLAQVLEKLGLLTSRGSSSRGGVKALLRVARTMKTSRHLGCITVDGPRGPRHKAKEGAVFLAHRSNAKIVPIRIAMSNSYVFKKAWDKFQVPLPFSKVKIIFGEPYDLPEGELSEEYLEKERQRLENKLKELL, translated from the coding sequence GTGAAAATTCCGTTACCAATCCCCTTTATTTCTTCAACTATTTACCACCTATACAAAGTCTGGTGCAGAACATTACGTTTTGAAGAAGTAGGGCGTGAGAAACTGGATGAACTATGGGATGCTCACACCCCTATGGTTACTTGCCTCTGGCATGATGAACTTTTCCCACTTATGCATGCCCGGAGACAACTCGAAATCATCGCTGTTGTCAGTCAAAGCTCTGATGGCGAGCTGCTTGCTCAGGTCCTTGAGAAACTGGGACTGCTTACCAGCAGGGGGTCTAGTTCCCGTGGAGGCGTTAAGGCTCTGCTTAGAGTCGCCAGAACGATGAAAACTTCACGCCACCTTGGATGCATCACTGTAGATGGGCCAAGAGGGCCAAGACACAAAGCCAAAGAGGGCGCAGTATTCCTCGCCCACAGAAGCAACGCTAAGATCGTCCCAATCCGTATTGCTATGTCAAATTCATACGTATTCAAAAAAGCATGGGACAAATTTCAAGTGCCTTTACCGTTCTCAAAAGTAAAAATCATCTTTGGAGAACCATACGACCTCCCAGAAGGCGAGCTGAGCGAAGAATACCTTGAAAAGGAGCGTCAGCGTCTAGAAAACAAACTTAAAGAATTACTTTAA
- the lolA gene encoding outer membrane lipoprotein chaperone LolA, translating to MNRKLTAVMLSCCLLFTFASTANAGLEILTKTYGNAQTVTADFVQTLIHKDSGGKEVRTGNFVIKRPELVRWVTSKPFNELLIVNKDAVWNYLEDEEVVYKYPRDVAEESQNALSFLLGDAKVDNNFYVEDGETKGKYLLFPKEPTANLTEAELWLDESSGIITRLRIIDFYGNVNDITFKNVQFNKSINNLVFNFTPPNGVEVEDNTKK from the coding sequence ATGAATCGTAAACTTACAGCAGTGATGCTGAGTTGTTGTCTTCTTTTTACCTTCGCAAGTACTGCAAATGCAGGACTTGAAATTCTCACAAAAACATACGGAAATGCACAGACCGTAACAGCAGACTTTGTGCAGACACTTATTCATAAAGATAGTGGTGGAAAAGAAGTTCGTACTGGCAACTTTGTTATCAAACGCCCAGAACTAGTACGCTGGGTAACAAGCAAGCCTTTCAACGAACTGCTTATTGTAAACAAAGATGCTGTCTGGAATTACCTTGAAGATGAAGAAGTAGTATATAAATACCCACGCGACGTAGCAGAAGAAAGCCAAAATGCATTAAGTTTTCTTCTCGGTGATGCAAAGGTTGATAATAATTTCTACGTAGAAGATGGGGAAACAAAAGGAAAGTACCTTCTTTTTCCTAAAGAACCAACAGCAAACCTGACTGAAGCAGAGTTATGGCTTGATGAATCATCAGGGATCATTACTCGGCTCAGAATCATCGACTTTTATGGAAACGTGAATGACATAACCTTTAAAAATGTTCAGTTTAATAAGTCGATAAACAACCTTGTCTTCAACTTCACTCCACCTAACGGAGTAGAGGTGGAAGACAACACCAAAAAATAA
- a CDS encoding lysophospholipid acyltransferase family protein, translating to MNPIYSAIYSLGTKMTVHSSKVLGCALGTLMWNSIPKRRKLAIEAVQKHLDVSYEEATVIAKNSFMHNCRSFLEIFLVPKVNQKFIEDLVIQAPENGFSFFVETERPMVATTAHMGAWEVLAGLLGEIGSVSNKAQPLVVVRSNKNENINELIFKLRGGRGAEVLSHRNAVFKVMRSLKKNAIAAFLVDHNTKRKEAIFTDFLGETAAVNSGPAFLALRGKALVVPTFLIRNEKGGYTFIIEEPLDTTKLEGTREEKLQQITRFYTDAIERIVRKHPEQWFWMHNRWKTQPNTDDFILPRNDQK from the coding sequence GTGAATCCAATTTATTCAGCAATTTACAGCTTAGGTACAAAGATGACAGTCCACAGTTCCAAAGTGCTTGGATGCGCACTGGGAACTCTGATGTGGAACAGTATACCGAAACGAAGAAAGCTAGCTATAGAAGCCGTCCAAAAACATCTAGACGTTAGCTACGAAGAAGCAACAGTTATTGCTAAAAACAGTTTCATGCACAACTGCCGGTCTTTTTTAGAAATATTTCTTGTACCCAAAGTAAACCAAAAGTTTATCGAAGATCTCGTCATCCAAGCTCCTGAAAACGGTTTTTCTTTTTTTGTCGAGACAGAAAGGCCAATGGTTGCCACAACAGCTCACATGGGCGCCTGGGAAGTTCTTGCCGGACTTTTGGGAGAAATTGGCTCTGTATCAAACAAAGCACAACCATTAGTAGTTGTCCGTTCCAATAAAAACGAAAACATTAACGAACTCATTTTCAAACTTCGTGGCGGACGTGGTGCTGAAGTACTTTCGCATAGAAATGCAGTATTTAAGGTTATGAGATCGTTAAAAAAGAACGCTATCGCAGCATTTTTAGTAGATCACAACACCAAACGCAAAGAAGCAATTTTTACTGACTTCCTTGGTGAGACAGCCGCAGTCAATTCAGGCCCTGCGTTTTTAGCCTTACGCGGCAAAGCCCTTGTGGTACCGACCTTCCTTATTCGTAACGAGAAGGGGGGCTATACGTTCATTATTGAAGAACCTCTCGACACCACAAAACTTGAAGGAACCCGTGAAGAAAAGCTTCAGCAAATTACACGATTCTACACAGACGCAATTGAAAGAATTGTACGTAAGCACCCTGAGCAATGGTTCTGGATGCATAATCGATGGAAGACTCAGCCTAATACTGATGACTTCATACTTCCACGAAATGATCAAAAATAG
- a CDS encoding DNA translocase FtsK, whose translation MEVLLLEDGITNTQRITRELFSLFITFWGTLLTISLMTFSQADPSLNHIVSSPKSIHNAAGLFGAYLSGLLVDMFGLASYLLALGFLASGIRCFFAKINIEWWRWIGLSLFGISICSFSSAVPLTIGEIQGGGLLGDVLFGVNWYYLRPIGSTLLWIFVTLCSIQLIMGGTWSGLFAWLKEHIGDAKKPLFKKTISTKKKPKAKKSSQVSKEKKARRSLFSKKTEEPDTALPALDIPEESHQPEIWDEIAAPQEAIPAEFSSVIIDEPVKSSGEEASLIGEGNPFENDLDFPEVKRTTAKKSKKVFLPKLDLFTNSDDEIETTPREVLETKGRLVMECLEDFNVHGELQRITPGPVVTMFEVKPAPGVKVSKIANLSNDIAMALSAVSVRIQAPIPGKDTVGIEIPNEIRELVSLKELFASDTFVSSKDPLTLAIGKDISGIPFTSDLAKMPHLLVAGATGQGKSVFINSVLMSLLFKTTPESLQLLLIDPKRIELAVYADLPHLVHPVVTDMSQAKNALDWAVHEMDKRYEAMSRMGVRNIISYNTKLKQMGDDKPENLIDLQPIPYMVIIIDELADLMLTAAKEVETSIVRLAQLARAAGIHLILATQRPSVDVVTGLIKANFPCRISFQVTGKHDSRTILDTVGAEHLLGKGDMLFKPGGGRLTRMHGAFVSDDDVMAVVSHWKKQLPPAYKVDFVEWATEGTGNVSGSMNGGGGNNGTADDPLYAECVAFVIENGKASISLIQRRFRIGFNKAARFVEQMEQDGIVGPADGSKPRAVLAKKEQPTG comes from the coding sequence TTGGAAGTACTCCTACTGGAGGATGGTATTACGAATACGCAACGTATAACTCGCGAACTTTTTTCTTTATTCATCACGTTCTGGGGCACCTTGCTTACTATCAGCCTAATGACGTTTAGTCAGGCTGACCCAAGCCTCAACCATATTGTAAGTTCGCCTAAGTCTATTCATAACGCTGCAGGGCTCTTCGGTGCATATCTTTCAGGACTCCTTGTAGATATGTTCGGTCTAGCCTCGTATCTTTTAGCACTCGGATTTCTTGCATCCGGTATCCGCTGCTTTTTTGCTAAAATTAATATTGAGTGGTGGCGCTGGATCGGTCTGTCCTTATTTGGAATTAGTATCTGTTCATTCAGCTCCGCCGTACCGCTTACCATTGGAGAAATCCAAGGTGGCGGCCTACTGGGTGACGTGCTCTTCGGAGTCAACTGGTATTACTTACGACCAATCGGCAGCACATTACTTTGGATTTTTGTAACGCTGTGTTCCATCCAACTTATTATGGGTGGCACATGGTCCGGGCTCTTCGCATGGCTTAAAGAACACATTGGTGACGCCAAGAAGCCGTTATTCAAAAAAACAATTTCAACAAAGAAAAAGCCTAAAGCAAAAAAATCTTCACAAGTAAGCAAAGAGAAAAAAGCACGACGCTCACTCTTTAGCAAAAAAACTGAAGAACCAGATACAGCATTACCTGCACTGGATATTCCAGAAGAATCTCATCAACCAGAAATATGGGATGAAATTGCTGCCCCACAGGAAGCTATCCCTGCTGAATTCAGTTCAGTAATTATTGATGAACCAGTGAAATCCTCTGGAGAAGAAGCTTCTCTGATCGGGGAGGGTAATCCTTTTGAAAATGATCTGGACTTTCCAGAGGTCAAACGAACTACCGCTAAAAAAAGCAAAAAAGTATTTTTGCCTAAACTTGATTTATTCACCAACAGTGACGATGAAATAGAAACAACTCCCCGTGAAGTTTTGGAGACAAAAGGCCGTCTTGTTATGGAATGCCTTGAGGACTTCAATGTTCACGGCGAACTGCAACGCATCACTCCGGGCCCAGTTGTCACTATGTTCGAAGTAAAACCGGCACCTGGAGTTAAGGTAAGTAAAATTGCAAACTTATCTAACGACATTGCCATGGCACTGAGTGCTGTATCTGTTCGTATTCAGGCGCCAATCCCCGGAAAAGACACTGTCGGTATTGAAATTCCAAATGAGATCAGGGAACTAGTTTCTCTGAAAGAACTCTTTGCTTCTGATACTTTTGTCAGCTCTAAAGATCCTCTCACACTGGCCATTGGTAAGGATATCTCAGGCATTCCTTTCACCTCTGACTTAGCCAAAATGCCGCACCTGCTTGTCGCTGGTGCAACGGGTCAGGGTAAAAGTGTTTTCATCAACTCTGTGTTAATGAGTTTGCTATTCAAAACGACACCGGAGTCATTGCAATTACTGCTTATTGACCCAAAACGAATTGAACTTGCAGTCTATGCAGATCTGCCACACTTGGTTCATCCAGTTGTTACTGATATGTCGCAAGCAAAAAATGCTTTGGACTGGGCAGTTCATGAAATGGACAAACGTTACGAAGCAATGTCCCGCATGGGAGTACGTAACATCATAAGTTACAACACAAAACTTAAGCAAATGGGCGACGATAAACCTGAGAACTTGATAGACTTGCAACCAATTCCATACATGGTAATAATAATCGATGAACTTGCAGACCTGATGCTGACCGCAGCTAAAGAGGTTGAAACTAGTATTGTTCGACTTGCTCAGCTTGCCCGAGCAGCAGGTATTCATCTTATTCTTGCAACACAGCGCCCAAGTGTTGATGTTGTAACTGGTTTAATTAAAGCAAACTTCCCATGTCGTATCTCATTTCAGGTTACAGGCAAGCATGACTCTCGAACCATTCTTGATACGGTCGGAGCAGAACACTTGCTTGGAAAAGGCGATATGCTTTTCAAACCGGGTGGCGGTCGACTCACTCGAATGCATGGTGCCTTTGTAAGTGATGATGATGTAATGGCTGTAGTTTCCCACTGGAAAAAACAACTGCCACCAGCATACAAGGTGGATTTTGTAGAATGGGCAACGGAAGGAACAGGTAATGTATCAGGATCAATGAACGGTGGCGGTGGAAACAACGGTACCGCAGATGATCCTCTTTATGCTGAATGCGTCGCATTTGTTATCGAAAATGGCAAAGCATCTATCTCACTTATTCAACGCAGATTTAGAATCGGCTTTAACAAAGCAGCCCGTTTTGTAGAACAAATGGAACAAGACGGCATAGTTGGACCGGCAGATGGCAGCAAGCCACGCGCTGTGCTTGCCAAAAAAGAGCAACCAACCGGATAA
- a CDS encoding pseudouridine synthase, which produces MSEQNKKFSEDRRGRRTGFGDRSERHQSGNNAARHNNDERTPKKRTERSYFDSNGKYQGRPISDGESRRNTYNDLPGRASSGKSYRKDERRGDRDSRENFGSRNRGEKSDSGRRSSRSEYKGRPVDQNERRRNDFDRSERVESRRTDRDFRGGDRQRDSRREDFRSRDNRDRFDSRDRQGRNDSWNRNERGEQTGSDRRPSRGGYQGRPVERNDRQRDSRREDFRSRDNRDRFDSRDRQGRNDSWNRSERDEQTGSARRPSRGGYQGRPGERGEKRRNEERDNFRRSDRDYRGGDRQNNSRRSSSERDDRRNSEKRRFENRDRNDRSGRFSHTKNGGNEPLRKHHPRKDSTEGDSSRENRPSRPEKKPFVPAKPSVPNLNEPLRINKALAFAGICSRRAADDLIAQGVVFVNGEKVEEPGLKITPTSDVLEVNSERVVFDTEKVEPLYVLLHKPVQTVCTANDPEGRPTVLDILPEEFKGKRIFPVGRLDFFSTGLLLLTNDGDLTYRLTHPKWHQNKVYRVRVRGNVPEQVLEKFRKGMILEEGDKLAPVECKIIAQDEGNTRIEMVLTQGVNRQIRRMFRDVGLTILNLHRVKIGPVQIGDLEKGESRELTQEELAQIYEATGLSK; this is translated from the coding sequence ATGTCAGAACAAAATAAAAAGTTTTCAGAAGACCGACGCGGACGTCGGACTGGCTTTGGTGATCGTTCAGAACGTCACCAATCAGGTAACAATGCAGCTCGTCATAATAACGATGAGCGAACTCCTAAAAAGCGTACCGAACGCTCTTACTTTGACAGTAACGGCAAGTACCAGGGACGCCCTATCAGCGATGGTGAAAGCCGTCGTAATACCTATAACGACCTCCCCGGTCGTGCATCATCCGGTAAATCTTATCGGAAAGACGAGCGCCGTGGAGACAGAGACAGCCGCGAGAATTTTGGTTCTCGTAACCGTGGTGAAAAGTCTGACTCAGGTCGCCGTTCTTCCCGTAGTGAATATAAGGGCCGCCCTGTAGACCAGAATGAACGTCGTCGTAATGACTTTGATCGTTCAGAACGCGTTGAATCACGTCGCACAGATCGTGATTTCCGCGGTGGAGATCGTCAGCGTGATTCTCGTAGAGAGGATTTCCGCAGCCGTGACAACCGTGACCGTTTCGACTCCCGTGATCGTCAAGGACGTAATGATTCTTGGAACCGAAATGAACGTGGCGAACAGACTGGTTCAGATCGTCGCCCGTCTCGTGGAGGTTATCAGGGACGTCCTGTTGAACGAAATGATCGTCAGCGTGATTCTCGTAGAGAAGATTTCCGCAGCCGTGACAACCGTGACCGTTTCGACTCCCGTGATCGTCAAGGACGTAATGATTCTTGGAATCGAAGTGAACGTGATGAGCAGACTGGCTCAGCTCGTCGTCCGTCTCGCGGTGGTTATCAGGGACGCCCTGGTGAGCGTGGTGAAAAACGACGTAATGAAGAGCGTGACAATTTCCGTCGTAGTGACCGCGATTATCGTGGTGGTGATCGTCAGAATAATTCCCGACGTTCATCTTCTGAGAGAGATGATAGACGTAATTCTGAAAAACGTCGTTTTGAGAACCGTGATCGTAATGATCGCTCTGGCCGTTTTTCTCATACAAAAAATGGTGGAAATGAGCCTCTTAGAAAACATCATCCACGCAAGGATTCTACCGAAGGTGATTCCTCACGTGAGAATCGTCCGTCACGTCCTGAGAAAAAGCCATTTGTACCAGCTAAGCCAAGTGTACCAAATTTAAATGAACCGTTGCGTATCAATAAGGCTCTTGCCTTTGCGGGGATTTGTTCTCGTCGCGCAGCTGATGATTTAATTGCTCAGGGCGTTGTCTTTGTTAATGGCGAAAAGGTTGAAGAACCGGGATTGAAGATTACTCCTACTTCAGATGTACTTGAAGTAAATAGTGAGCGTGTGGTTTTTGATACTGAAAAAGTTGAGCCATTATACGTTCTTCTTCATAAACCTGTGCAGACAGTTTGTACGGCAAATGATCCAGAGGGGCGCCCTACTGTTCTGGATATTCTGCCTGAAGAATTTAAAGGAAAGCGAATCTTCCCTGTTGGTAGACTTGATTTCTTCTCAACCGGCCTTTTACTGCTGACAAATGATGGTGACTTAACCTACAGGCTTACCCATCCGAAGTGGCATCAGAATAAGGTTTATCGAGTACGTGTTCGTGGCAATGTGCCTGAACAGGTTCTGGAAAAATTCCGTAAAGGCATGATTCTGGAAGAAGGTGATAAGCTTGCTCCTGTTGAATGCAAAATTATTGCTCAAGATGAAGGGAATACTCGAATTGAGATGGTGTTAACTCAGGGGGTTAACCGTCAGATTCGTCGTATGTTCCGTGATGTTGGGTTGACGATACTTAACTTACATCGCGTCAAGATTGGACCAGTTCAAATTGGTGATCTTGAAAAAGGTGAAAGTCGTGAATTAACTCAGGAAGAGTTAGCTCAAATTTATGAAGCAACCGGACTGAGTAAGTAA
- the yedF gene encoding sulfurtransferase-like selenium metabolism protein YedF produces the protein MSNIELNCLSLSCPQPVIQCKKLIEQEAPSVFTVLVDNDAAKDNVVRFLSSKGYSAKSEQVEGGWRILATASDADACEILTDDELVSVDSSICVFISSATIGRGDDELGAKLMKNFLATLPELGKSLWRIVMVNGAVTLATEDSHVLEELKALEAAGVDILVCGTCLDHFSMLDKKAVGETTNMLDIVTSMQVAAKVIRP, from the coding sequence ATGAGTAATATTGAACTAAATTGTCTTTCCCTGTCCTGTCCTCAGCCTGTCATCCAGTGCAAAAAATTGATTGAACAAGAAGCTCCGTCTGTCTTTACTGTCTTGGTAGACAATGATGCAGCAAAAGATAATGTGGTGCGGTTCCTTTCTTCTAAGGGATATTCCGCAAAATCTGAGCAAGTTGAAGGCGGTTGGCGTATTCTTGCAACCGCATCTGATGCTGATGCCTGTGAGATTCTTACAGACGACGAATTGGTTTCGGTAGACAGTAGTATATGCGTTTTCATTTCTTCTGCCACTATCGGCAGAGGTGATGATGAACTTGGTGCTAAGTTGATGAAGAACTTCTTAGCGACGTTGCCAGAACTTGGCAAGTCTTTGTGGCGTATTGTAATGGTAAATGGTGCCGTTACCCTCGCGACAGAGGATAGCCATGTTTTGGAAGAATTGAAAGCCCTTGAAGCAGCTGGCGTAGATATTCTGGTTTGTGGAACTTGTTTAGATCATTTTTCCATGCTGGATAAGAAAGCTGTGGGCGAAACTACAAATATGCTGGATATCGTAACCAGCATGCAGGTTGCTGCAAAAGTTATACGACCATAA
- a CDS encoding ABC transporter ATP-binding protein, translating into MAKFKRLPKNSGKLLKRTLKYFAPYKASIIISIIAMAVVAATTGASAYLIKPALDDIFINKNTDYLMIIPFAYFLLVLAKGAGRYGQNYFMTYCGLKVLERLRNELFDKIICLPLKFYEEQQVGMLMSRVVNDVAEIRGSLPSVIKGVRQLLTMIGLLFVVFYQDAYLATWAVLVLPLALFPFIHFGRKLRKLGKKNQILISAMTIFLQEKFSGIRVVKAFANEEGEKSNFRIENSRIAQIALKQTIVGQMSSPIMELIGALGIGLVIWYGGSQVIAGEQTAGTFFSFVAALVMLYDPVKELTSANNSLQKALAGAERVFEILDSPEILVEQDGSQQLEGVHEVSFENVTFSYDATTQPALKNINLTIKEGEKVAIVGPSGAGKTTFVNLVPRFYEQQEGRVLINGVDSRSFTLKSLRKNVAIVSQDAFLFDTSIADNIAYSSDGSPKEAIEKAAKAAFAHDFITDFPDGYDTIVGERGVRLSGGQKQRLTIARALLKDAPLLILDEATSALDSESEKIVQQALENLMKDRTSLVIAHRLSTIISADRILVMKDGEIVDEGTHESLLENSPLYQRLYSLQFEKELV; encoded by the coding sequence ATGGCAAAATTTAAAAGACTGCCTAAAAACAGCGGTAAACTTCTAAAACGTACTCTCAAATACTTTGCACCTTACAAAGCTTCCATCATCATCTCTATTATTGCAATGGCAGTTGTAGCCGCAACAACAGGTGCATCCGCGTACCTTATTAAGCCGGCACTTGATGATATTTTCATCAATAAGAACACTGATTATCTAATGATTATCCCTTTTGCATACTTTCTTCTAGTTCTCGCAAAAGGAGCAGGGCGTTACGGACAAAACTACTTTATGACCTATTGCGGCCTTAAGGTGCTTGAACGACTGCGTAACGAATTATTTGATAAAATCATCTGCCTCCCTCTTAAGTTTTACGAGGAACAACAAGTCGGCATGCTCATGTCACGTGTTGTTAACGACGTGGCAGAAATACGTGGTAGCCTTCCATCTGTAATTAAAGGAGTACGTCAACTCCTTACAATGATTGGCTTGTTGTTTGTTGTATTCTATCAAGATGCATACCTTGCCACTTGGGCAGTGCTTGTCTTACCACTTGCCTTATTCCCGTTCATTCATTTCGGCAGAAAACTTAGAAAACTCGGTAAGAAAAACCAGATCCTTATTTCCGCAATGACCATTTTCCTTCAGGAAAAATTCAGCGGTATCCGTGTTGTTAAAGCCTTTGCGAACGAAGAGGGCGAAAAATCAAACTTCCGTATTGAAAACAGCCGCATTGCCCAAATTGCTCTTAAGCAAACTATTGTCGGGCAAATGTCTTCACCTATTATGGAACTTATTGGTGCACTTGGTATCGGTCTCGTCATTTGGTACGGTGGATCTCAAGTTATTGCTGGTGAACAAACAGCAGGCACATTCTTCTCCTTTGTTGCAGCACTCGTTATGCTGTACGATCCAGTGAAAGAACTGACTTCTGCAAACAACTCACTCCAGAAAGCGCTTGCCGGTGCCGAGCGAGTTTTTGAAATCCTTGATTCTCCTGAGATCTTAGTAGAACAAGACGGCTCACAACAACTTGAAGGAGTACATGAAGTTTCCTTCGAAAATGTGACCTTTAGCTACGATGCAACAACTCAGCCAGCACTTAAAAATATCAATCTCACGATCAAAGAAGGGGAGAAAGTTGCTATTGTCGGACCAAGTGGTGCCGGTAAAACAACCTTCGTCAACCTTGTGCCGCGCTTCTACGAGCAACAAGAGGGTCGCGTTCTTATTAATGGTGTTGATTCCAGAAGCTTCACACTTAAATCATTACGCAAAAACGTTGCAATTGTTTCTCAGGATGCCTTCCTATTCGATACATCAATTGCAGACAACATCGCATATTCTTCAGACGGAAGTCCTAAAGAAGCCATTGAAAAAGCAGCAAAAGCGGCCTTTGCACACGATTTCATCACTGATTTCCCAGATGGCTACGACACAATTGTTGGTGAACGCGGTGTGCGCTTGTCCGGTGGACAAAAGCAGCGTCTTACCATTGCTCGTGCATTATTAAAGGATGCACCGTTACTTATTCTCGATGAAGCTACTAGTGCACTTGATTCTGAGTCAGAAAAAATTGTACAGCAAGCACTTGAAAACTTGATGAAAGACCGTACCAGCCTTGTAATCGCTCACCGTCTCTCTACCATTATCTCCGCAGATCGAATTCTGGTAATGAAGGACGGTGAAATTGTTGACGAGGGCACTCACGAGTCTTTGCTTGAGAATAGCCCGCTGTATCAGCGACTTTACTCCTTACAGTTCGAGAAGGAGCTCGTTTAG
- a CDS encoding type II 3-dehydroquinate dehydratase, producing MAGYNILILNGPNLGALGKRQPEIYGTNTMDILPELLLQVLGENSKRVSLEFYQNNSEGKLIDRIEQAKEEGIDGIVLNAGAYTHTSLALADCLAWIELPVVEVHLSNVLARSEPLRQKSFIGRHAIGVIAGFGMMSYALAVQALFQHLEY from the coding sequence ATGGCCGGTTACAACATTTTGATTCTTAATGGTCCAAATTTAGGAGCACTAGGAAAACGTCAGCCGGAAATTTATGGCACTAACACCATGGATATTTTACCTGAACTTTTGCTACAAGTTCTTGGTGAAAACTCTAAGCGCGTTTCCCTTGAATTTTATCAAAACAATTCAGAAGGCAAACTGATTGATCGTATTGAGCAAGCAAAAGAAGAGGGCATTGATGGCATTGTACTTAATGCCGGTGCCTATACTCACACCAGCCTTGCACTAGCAGATTGCCTAGCCTGGATTGAATTGCCGGTGGTCGAGGTGCATTTAAGCAATGTACTTGCCCGCTCCGAACCATTAAGGCAGAAAAGTTTTATTGGTCGACATGCTATTGGTGTTATTGCAGGTTTCGGCATGATGAGTTACGCACTAGCCGTGCAGGCTCTGTTTCAGCACCTAGAATATTAG